In a genomic window of Lepisosteus oculatus isolate fLepOcu1 chromosome 5, fLepOcu1.hap2, whole genome shotgun sequence:
- the lingo1a gene encoding leucine-rich repeat and immunoglobulin-like domain-containing nogo receptor-interacting protein 1: protein MVAGEASVHSSLVACWQPILLLMLGTVLSGSATGCPARCECNAQERSVLCHRKRLPAVPEGIPTETRLLDLSKNKIKTINPDEFAPYPHLEELELNENVISTIEPGAFNNLYGLRTLGLRSNKLKLIQIGVFTGLSNLTHLDISENKIVILLDYMFQDLYNLKALEVGDNDLVFISHRAFHGLNSLEQLTLEKCNLTSIPTEAFTHLHSLIVLRLRHLNINIIRDYSFKRLHRLKVLEISHWPFLDTMTSNCLYGLNLTSLTITHCNLTTIPYVAIRHLVYLRFLNLSFNPIHTIEGGKLHDLLRLQEFHLVGGRLVTIEPYSFRGLNYLKILNVSSNSLTTLEESAFHSVGNLETLNLHDNPLACDCRLLWIFRRRWRLNFNRQQPTCSMPEFVQGKEFKDFPDILQPNYFTCRKSRIQDRKPQQKFVDEGTTIHFVCQADGDPAPVIMWLSPRKHLITTKTIGRLTVFPDGTLEVRYAQIQDNGTYMCIASNAGGNDTVLAHLHVRSYSPDWPHQPNKTLAFISNQPTDNGANGTRATVPFPFDIKTLIIATTMGFISFLGVVLFCLVLLFLWSRGKGNTKHNIEIEYVPRKSDAGMSSSAAEAPRKFNMKMI, encoded by the coding sequence ATGGTGGCCGGGGAGGCTAGCGTTCACAGCTCCCTGGTGGCTTGCTGGCAGCCCATCCTGCTATTGATGTTGGGTACTGTCCTGTCAGGTTCAGCCACAGGTTGTCCCGCTCGCTGTGAGTGCAATGCCCAGGAGCGCTCAGTACTCTGCCACCGCAAGAGGCTACCAGCTGTACCAGAGGGCATTCCCACAGAGACACGGCTCCTGGACCTTAGTAAGAACAAGATCAAGACCATCAACCCAGATGAATTTGCCCCCTACCCCCATCTTGAGGAGCTGGAACTTAATGAGAATGTGATCTCCACAATTGAGCCAGGCGCCTTCAACAACCTCTATGGCTTGAGGACACTGGGGCTGCGGAGCAACAAGCTGAAACTCATTCAGATAGGGGTCTTCACAGGACTGAGTAACCTCACCCACCTGGACATAAGTGAGAACAAGATAGTTATCCTTCTGGACTACATGTTTCAGGACCTTTATAACCTCAAAGCTCTGGAAGTGGGAGACAATGATCTGGTTTTCATCTCACACCGTGCATTTCATGGACTCAACAGCTTGGAGCAGCTCACCTTGGAGAAGTGCAATCTGACGTCCATCCCCACTGAGGCTTTCACTCACCTCCACAGTCTAATTGTGCTCCGGCTGCGGCAccttaacattaacattattaGGGATTATTCTTTCAAACGGCTACACCGGCTAAAGGTTCTGGAGATCTCACACTGGCCCTTTCTGGATACTATGACCTCCAACTGCCTCTATGGACTCAACCTGACCTCTTTGACCATTACTCACTGCAACCTGACCACTATTCCATATGTGGCTATCCGCCATCTTGTCTACCTGCGCTTCCTGAACTTGTCATTTAACCCCATACATACCATAGAAGGAGGCAAGCTTCACGATTTGCTTCGACTCCAGGAATTTCATCTTGTTGGGGGTCGACTGGTAACAATAGAGCCATATTCCTTCAGAGGATTGAACTACCTGAAGATCCTCAATGTCTCAAGCAATTCTTTAACCACCCTAGAGGAATCTGCCTTTCACTCAGTGGGAAACCTGGAAACTCTAAATCTTCACGATAACCCTCTGGCTTGTGACTGTCGTCTGCTTTGGATCTTTCGCCGCCGCTGGAGACTCAATTTCAACCGTCAGCAGCCCACATGCAGTATGCCTGAGTTTGTCCAAGGAAAAGAGTTTAAGGACTTTCCAGATATTCTTCAGCCTAACTATTTCACCTGCCGTAAATCCCGAATTCAGGACCGCAAGCCTCAGCAAAAGTTTGTGGATGAGGGGACTACAATTCACTTTGTGTGCCAGGCAGATGGAGATCCAGCCCCTGTAATAATGTGGTTGTCGCCTCGTAAGCACCTCATTACAACGAAGACCATCGGCAGACTGACAGTGTTTCCAGATGGCACCTTAGAAGTGCGATATGCACAAATCCAGGACAATGGCACATATATGTGCATTGCCAGCAACGCAGGTGGAAATGATACTGTTTTGGCCCATTTGCATGTCCGTAGCTATTCACCAGACTGGCCCCATCAGCCAAATAAGACTCTGGCCTTCATTTCAAACCAGCCTACTGACAACGGTGCCAATGGAACCCGTGCTACTGTTCCCTTCCCTTTTGACATCAAGACATTGATCATTGCTACAACAATGGGATTCATCTCTTTTCTTGGTGTTGTTCTATTTTGTTTGGTGCTTCTCTTCCTCTGGAGCAGAGGTAAAGGTAACACCAAGCACAACATAGAAATTGAATATGTGCCCCGCAAGTCAGACGCTGGCATGAGCAGCAGTGCTGCAGAAGCACCCCGCAAATTCAACATGAAAATGATCTGA